One Candidatus Binataceae bacterium DNA segment encodes these proteins:
- a CDS encoding FAD-binding protein codes for MGDVLVFAEHKGGHFPKTTLVAINAGLELARKRGGACIAVVIGDNCDAPAAEIAKYGVGKVIALEDPRLAHHLADAAAQALAALVKSSGAETVLATATAMGKDLMPRVAARLNAPMASEIVTINDDGTMVRPMYAGNALATIELDGPVRVVSVRGTAFDAAAARDNVAPIEKVKAELDAASLKMEFVGFNEIKSDRPQLTEAKIIVSGGRGLKSGENFKTVLEPLVDELGAAMGASRAAVDAGFVPNDLQVGQTGKVVAPELYVAVGISGAIQHLAGMKDSKTIVAINKDEEAPIFSVADFGLVADLFKAVPEMTEEVKKLKH; via the coding sequence ATGGGTGATGTACTAGTTTTCGCCGAGCATAAGGGCGGCCACTTTCCCAAGACCACGCTGGTCGCGATCAATGCCGGGCTCGAGTTGGCGCGCAAGCGCGGCGGGGCCTGTATCGCCGTTGTGATCGGCGACAACTGCGACGCGCCGGCGGCGGAAATCGCCAAATACGGCGTGGGCAAGGTGATCGCGCTCGAAGACCCGCGCCTCGCCCATCATCTGGCCGACGCCGCCGCGCAGGCGCTCGCCGCGCTGGTCAAGAGCAGTGGCGCCGAGACCGTGCTCGCGACCGCAACCGCGATGGGCAAGGATCTGATGCCGCGTGTGGCCGCGCGTCTCAACGCCCCGATGGCCTCCGAGATCGTTACGATCAACGACGATGGCACGATGGTCCGTCCCATGTATGCGGGCAACGCGCTCGCCACGATCGAGCTCGACGGACCGGTGCGGGTGGTCAGCGTGCGCGGGACCGCCTTCGACGCGGCGGCGGCGCGCGACAACGTCGCACCGATCGAAAAGGTCAAGGCCGAACTCGACGCCGCCTCTCTCAAGATGGAGTTCGTCGGCTTCAACGAGATCAAGAGCGATCGTCCGCAGCTCACCGAGGCCAAGATCATCGTCTCGGGCGGTCGCGGGCTTAAGTCGGGCGAGAACTTCAAGACCGTGCTGGAACCGCTGGTCGATGAGCTCGGCGCCGCGATGGGCGCGAGTCGCGCCGCCGTCGATGCGGGCTTCGTGCCCAATGACCTCCAGGTCGGTCAGACCGGCAAGGTAGTCGCACCGGAGCTTTACGTCGCGGTGGGGATTTCCGGCGCGATTCAGCATCTCGCCGGCATGAAGGACTCCAAGACGATCGTCGCGATCAACAAGGACGAGGAAGCGCCTATT